Proteins co-encoded in one Ziziphus jujuba cultivar Dongzao chromosome 9, ASM3175591v1 genomic window:
- the LOC132805403 gene encoding uncharacterized protein LOC132805403, protein NIKVNIPPFMGKSDPEAYLEWEEKMEMIFHCHNYSEGKKVKMAAMEFGHYALQWWINEQSTQRMVGEDLITTWRQMKGVMRKRFVPSHYQRLLHQRLQSLSQGSRSVEDYYKEMEMLMMRLNMREDREATMARFLGGLNRDIANQLELQQYLELEEMLHVAIKLENQFKRRGVSTRFGGVSSSGRTSSSGWKNNSTYENKLRPKLGEESTNRPRREVNTESVQAFRGEIKFDPKPQKSREIIFFKCQGRGHISSQCPNRRIMVLKGDGELESASEESGAETEQEEACNEDETEPVDASNAELSLVSRRVLAVYKDEDNLVVDKLGLKIIKHPEPYRLQWLNDSGEMKVNKQAKVKFNIGRYEDVVLCDIVPMIAGHILLGRPWQFDKDATHFGRENSIVFRFKGKKIKLEPLSPKEVYKDQLQMQQRREAEKLKEKAKSKPESIQNPELSATKKDGSWRMCVDCRAINNITIKYKHPIPRLDDMLDELHGACMFTKIDLRSGYHQIRMKEGDEWKTAFKTKYGLYEWLVMPFGLSNAPSTFMRLMNHVMRPFIGKFVVVYFDDILIYSRNLDDHVDQLRQVLQVLRKERLFANIKKCDFCKEELVFLGFVVSAAGIKVDQAKVKAIQEWPVPTSITQKNVGFKWGEVQEKSFNLLKEKLCNAPLLVLPNFSKTFEIECDASGVGIGAVLMQEGRPIAYFSEKLNGAALNYPTYDKEMYALVRALETWQHYLMPKEFVIHTDHESLKHIKGQGKLNRRHAKWIEFIETFPYVIRYKKREGHGGGLMGHFATKFTPFEIVYGFNPLTPLDLTPLPLSERANLDGKQKVDFVRQIHEKTRANIERRTEQYARVANQGRKSMVFEPGDWVWLHLRKERFPEQRKSKLMPRGDGPFQVLERINDNAYKL, encoded by the exons aatatcaaggttaatatcccaccttttatgggtaaaagtgatcctgaagcttatttggagtgggaagagaaaatggagatgatttttcactgccacaactattcggaaggtaagaaggtgaagatggcagcaatggagtttggccattatgcactccaatggtggataaatgagcaaagcacccaaaggatggttggtgaagacttaattacaacatggcgacaaatgaaaggagtcatgaggaagcggtttgtgccatcccattaccaaaggttgctgcatcaaaggcttcaatctttgtctcaaggaagtaggtccgtggaggattattacaaagagatggagatgttaatgatgaggttaaacatgagggaggatagggaggcaacaatggcaagatttcttggagggttaaaccgtgacattgccaaccaacttgaattacaacaatacttggaattggaggagatgttgcatgtagccattaaacttgagaaccaattcaagaggaggggtgttagtacacggtttggaggagtttctagcagtggaaggacaagttcaagtggctggaaaaataattccacttatgaaaacaagttgaggccgaaattaggagaagaatcaaccaaccggccaagaagagaGGTCAataccgaatctgtccaagcatttagaggtgagataaaatttgatcctaaacctcaaaaatctagagaaataattttttttaagtgccaaggaagaggacacatatccagccaatgcccaaatagaagaatcatggtattaaagggtgatggtgagttggaatccgcaagtgaagaaagtggggctgaaaccgagcaagaggaggcttgtaatgaagatgaaaccgaacctgtagatgcatctaatgccgagttaagcttggtttcaaggagagtacttgctgtctacaaggatgaaga taatcttgtagttgataaattaggtttgaaaataattaaacatccagaaccttatagattacaatggcttaatgatagtggtgagatgaaagtaaacaaacaagccaaagtaaaatttaatataggtagatatgaggatgtagttttatgtgatattgtacctatgattgctggacatatactattaggtagaccatggcaatttgataaagatgctactcattttggtcgagaaaatagtattgttttcaggtttaaagggaagaagatcaagctggaaccattatctcctaaagaggtttacaaggaccaattacaaatgcaacaaaggagagaagccgaaaagctcaaggaaaaagcaa agagcaaacccgagagcatacaaaatccggaactttccgcca ctaaaaaggatggttcttggagaatgtgtgttgattgtagagctataaataatattaccatcaaatataaacatcccattcctagattagatgatatgcttgatgaattgcatggtgcttgcatgtttacaaaaattgatcttaggagtggttatcaccaaattaggatgaaagaaggtgatgaatggaaaaccgcattcaaaactaaatatggactgtatgaatggttagttatgccttttggattatccaatgcacctagtactttcatgaggcttatgaatcatgtaatgcgtccatttattggtaaatttgtggttgtttattttgatgacattttaatatatagccgaaatttagatgaccatgtggatcaacttaggcaagttttgcaagttcttagaaaggaaagattatttgctaacattaaaaaatgtgacttttgcaaagaagagcttgtgtttctaggttttgtagtaagtgctgcaggaatcaaagttgatcaagctaaggtgaaggcaatccaagagtggccggttcctacttccattacccaa aagaatgttggcttcaaatggggggaagtacaagaaaaatcttttaatttgttgaaagaaaaattgtgtaatgcacctttgttagttttgccaaatttttctaagacttttgaaattgagtgtgatgcttcgggtgtaggtattggagctgttttaatgcaagaaggaaggcccatagcctactttagtgaaaaattgaatggagctgccctaaactacccgacttatgacaaggagatgtatgctttggtgagggctttggagacgtggcagcattatcttatgccaaaggagtttgtgattcatacggatcatgagtctttgaagcatatcaagggacaaggaaagctcaaccgaagacatgctaagtggattgagtttattgaaacatttccatatgtgatccgctacaaaaaa cgggaaggacatgggggtggtttaatgggtcattttg caactaaatttactccatttgaaattgtttatggttttaatcctttgactccattagatttaacacctttgcctttaagtgagcgtgctaatctagatggaaaacaaaaagttgattttgtaaggcagattcatgagaaaacccgagcaaacattgagaggaggaccgagcaatatgcaagggtggctaatcaaggcagaaaatcaatggtgtttgaacctggagattgggtgtggctgcatttaaggaaagaaagattccccgaacaaaggaaatcaaaactcatgccgaggggtgatggaccttttcaagttttggagaggataaacgacaatgcttacaagctt